Proteins found in one Halobaculum sp. MBLA0147 genomic segment:
- a CDS encoding twin-arginine translocase subunit TatC: MSSALDEDTRASIAQGRETLGAMLRSAQKDLQKVFVVFVVGFMGTFYALRLYVWDFLKAVTKARLDAQTEGEVEIIAQTPFDVILLQAKIGLVVGIVVAVPPLLYFSREALRLRGWWPDAPVSRWKLAGIVLLAAGLFVVGVVYGYSVFFPFMFAFLANNALSAGIQPTYSIVKWAQFIALLTFSFGFAAQMPLLVTALSYAEIVPYETFREKWRHAVALIFVFGAFFSPPDPFTQIMWALPLIFLYGASLYLAKVVVTARRGGESVSVPATARGAWNRIAAAAVLGGGATYLFFAQGGASAVNGVLASTDLTSAQLPVFVGVPLAAVTGGVALAGAVVALAAALYAELDDAAGSQAFGDPTAIDLDELDEAGVRAAPEEAFADLSEEAALAAAERAIEAGAKPKARAILDRHDAATAADDESAEGTASGGDGTGSTGSAAGGGSTGGGAAATSGPARDLFAADVGTLGAIRRGAGFVDWGSRLRALWNVLLGVAVAVFGVGYALVERPELSSEVLAVVGLARPDVPALLGLSATATLAAFAATGLVVAGLFGGVIALTAAYLAGTDPTAVDVTALSRAELERAPTATFAALSERRVNYLADELAETDRERARVLLDRADEARAAVASGEAAPDAPDAGDLPGVADDTGDRVSRAGGAFLSDLTDGEQDEDDIGGYYDDLAFVLDSMRGGLFRIVAVFGLVMVGTFAWLYSGGIGDLRQNFVDRLPTEVVGPGAENFGVIVLHPVEALIFEVKFSTLIGVAAALPVAAYYAWPALRDRGFVRGRRQVIFGWVAALLVGLVGGFVLGYTTIAPAIISWLVADVLSANMVVSYRISNFFWLIVFTTFGIGILVDVPVAMLLLNSAGVSYQAMRKRWREVTVGLMVVAALFTPADIITMMLVTVPLMAMYGVGLLVLFFVTLGGRRNLAEPTFAGDDDDPVVEG; the protein is encoded by the coding sequence ATGTCCAGCGCCCTCGACGAGGACACCCGGGCCTCTATCGCCCAGGGTCGCGAGACCCTCGGGGCGATGCTGCGGTCGGCCCAGAAGGATCTCCAGAAGGTGTTCGTCGTCTTCGTCGTCGGGTTCATGGGGACGTTCTACGCACTCCGTCTGTACGTCTGGGACTTCCTCAAGGCCGTCACGAAGGCGCGACTCGACGCACAGACGGAGGGCGAAGTCGAGATCATCGCCCAGACTCCGTTCGACGTGATCTTACTCCAGGCGAAGATCGGCCTCGTCGTCGGGATCGTCGTCGCCGTCCCGCCGCTGTTGTACTTCTCGCGGGAGGCACTCCGACTCCGCGGGTGGTGGCCCGACGCCCCGGTCTCGCGGTGGAAACTCGCCGGGATCGTCCTGCTGGCGGCGGGCCTGTTCGTCGTCGGCGTGGTGTACGGCTACAGCGTGTTCTTCCCGTTCATGTTCGCGTTCCTCGCCAACAACGCGCTGTCGGCGGGGATCCAGCCCACCTACTCCATCGTGAAGTGGGCGCAGTTCATCGCGCTGCTCACCTTCTCGTTCGGCTTCGCCGCTCAGATGCCGTTGCTCGTCACGGCGCTGTCGTACGCCGAGATCGTCCCCTACGAGACGTTCCGCGAGAAGTGGCGCCACGCCGTCGCGCTCATCTTCGTCTTCGGCGCGTTCTTCTCTCCCCCGGACCCGTTCACCCAGATCATGTGGGCGCTGCCGCTGATCTTCCTCTACGGTGCCTCGCTGTACCTCGCCAAGGTCGTCGTCACCGCCAGGCGCGGCGGCGAGTCCGTCAGTGTCCCGGCGACCGCACGCGGCGCGTGGAACCGGATCGCCGCCGCGGCGGTCCTCGGCGGCGGCGCGACGTACCTCTTCTTCGCACAGGGCGGCGCGAGTGCCGTCAACGGTGTCCTCGCGAGCACCGACCTCACGAGCGCACAACTGCCGGTGTTCGTCGGCGTGCCACTCGCCGCCGTCACCGGGGGCGTCGCGCTGGCCGGCGCGGTGGTCGCGCTGGCGGCGGCGCTGTACGCCGAGTTGGACGACGCCGCCGGGAGCCAGGCGTTCGGCGACCCGACCGCCATCGACCTCGACGAACTCGACGAGGCGGGCGTCAGAGCCGCCCCGGAGGAGGCGTTCGCGGACCTCTCCGAGGAGGCGGCGCTGGCAGCCGCCGAGCGCGCCATCGAGGCCGGCGCGAAACCGAAGGCGCGGGCGATCCTCGACCGCCACGACGCCGCGACGGCGGCCGACGACGAGTCGGCCGAGGGGACGGCGTCGGGGGGCGACGGGACTGGGTCGACTGGATCGGCCGCGGGCGGCGGGAGCACGGGCGGAGGTGCCGCGGCGACGAGCGGTCCCGCACGCGACCTGTTCGCGGCCGACGTGGGGACGCTGGGGGCGATCCGACGCGGTGCCGGGTTCGTCGACTGGGGCTCGCGACTCCGTGCGCTGTGGAACGTGCTCTTGGGCGTCGCCGTCGCGGTGTTCGGCGTCGGCTACGCCCTCGTCGAACGCCCCGAACTGTCGAGCGAGGTGTTGGCGGTCGTCGGTCTCGCGCGACCGGACGTGCCCGCCCTGCTGGGGCTGTCGGCGACGGCCACCCTCGCGGCCTTCGCGGCGACGGGACTCGTCGTCGCCGGGCTGTTCGGCGGCGTGATCGCGCTGACGGCGGCGTACCTCGCCGGTACCGACCCGACGGCGGTCGACGTGACCGCACTCTCGCGCGCGGAGTTGGAACGCGCCCCGACGGCGACGTTCGCCGCGCTCTCGGAGCGGCGTGTCAACTACCTCGCGGACGAACTCGCCGAGACCGACCGGGAACGTGCGCGGGTGTTGCTCGACAGGGCAGACGAGGCGCGTGCGGCGGTCGCGTCCGGCGAGGCGGCGCCGGACGCACCCGACGCGGGCGACCTCCCGGGCGTGGCCGACGACACCGGCGACCGGGTGAGTCGCGCCGGCGGTGCGTTCCTCTCGGACCTGACCGACGGCGAGCAGGACGAGGACGACATCGGCGGCTACTACGACGATCTGGCGTTCGTCCTCGACTCGATGCGTGGTGGGCTGTTCCGGATCGTCGCCGTGTTCGGACTGGTGATGGTCGGGACGTTCGCGTGGCTCTACTCCGGCGGGATCGGCGACCTCCGGCAGAACTTCGTCGACCGGCTCCCGACCGAGGTCGTGGGACCGGGTGCGGAGAACTTCGGCGTGATCGTGCTCCACCCGGTCGAGGCGCTGATCTTCGAGGTGAAGTTCTCGACGTTGATCGGCGTCGCGGCGGCGCTGCCGGTGGCGGCCTACTACGCCTGGCCGGCGTTGCGCGATCGCGGGTTCGTCCGTGGCCGCAGACAGGTGATCTTCGGGTGGGTCGCCGCCCTCCTCGTCGGGCTCGTCGGCGGGTTCGTGTTGGGGTACACGACGATCGCGCCGGCGATCATCTCGTGGCTCGTCGCCGACGTGTTGTCCGCGAACATGGTCGTGAGCTACCGGATCAGCAACTTCTTCTGGCTGATCGTGTTCACGACGTTCGGGATCGGCATCCTCGTCGACGTGCCCGTGGCGATGCTGTTGTTGAACTCCGCGGGCGTCTCGTATCAGGCGATGCGCAAACGGTGGCGCGAGGTGACGGTCGGGCTGATGGTCGTCGCCGCGCTGTTCACCCCCGCCGACATCATCACGATGATGCTCGTGACGGTGCCACTGATGGCGATGTACGGGGTCGGCCTCCTCGTGTTGTTCTTCGTCACTCTCGGCGGCCGTCGGAACCTCGCGGAGCCGACGTTCGCCGGCGACGACGACGACCCCGTCGTAGAGGGGTGA
- a CDS encoding DUF367 family protein, with amino-acid sequence MELHVRYEGDDDPEKCTARKLSRHDQVTLHRTDRETPYGVVLNPHAERALSPADAPDTGATSATTDDHEGAADASGDAGTLVALDCSWESAGEARFSLPGEHRALPYLVAANPVNFGNPFQLTTVEALAAGLWILGDRDGAEELLATFTWGETFAELNEEPLTRYANCTDSAEVVTVQQAYLDRGE; translated from the coding sequence GTGGAGTTACACGTCCGGTACGAGGGGGACGACGACCCCGAGAAGTGTACGGCCCGGAAGCTCTCGCGTCACGACCAGGTGACGCTCCACCGCACGGACCGCGAGACGCCGTACGGTGTCGTCCTCAACCCGCACGCCGAACGGGCGTTGTCGCCCGCCGACGCACCCGACACGGGCGCCACGTCCGCGACGACGGACGACCACGAGGGCGCCGCCGACGCCAGTGGCGACGCGGGCACGCTCGTCGCGCTGGACTGCTCGTGGGAGTCGGCCGGAGAGGCACGCTTCTCGTTGCCTGGCGAGCACCGCGCGTTGCCGTACCTCGTCGCCGCGAACCCGGTGAACTTCGGCAACCCGTTCCAGTTGACGACCGTGGAGGCGCTGGCGGCCGGGCTGTGGATCCTCGGCGACCGCGACGGGGCCGAGGAGCTGCTCGCGACGTTCACGTGGGGGGAGACGTTCGCGGAACTCAACGAGGAACCGCTCACCCGGTACGCGAACTGCACGGACTCCGCGGAGGTCGTCACCGTCCAGCAGGCGTACCTGGACCGCGGCGAGTGA
- a CDS encoding DUF1931 domain-containing protein, with amino-acid sequence MADHIIKAAVKEYLDEKNVASDFYGALDEEVAEILDDAARRAEENDRKTVQPRDL; translated from the coding sequence ATGGCAGACCACATTATCAAGGCAGCCGTCAAGGAGTACCTGGACGAGAAGAACGTCGCGTCGGACTTCTACGGCGCGCTCGACGAGGAGGTCGCGGAGATCCTCGACGACGCCGCACGGCGTGCCGAGGAGAACGACCGGAAGACGGTCCAGCCGCGCGACCTGTAG
- the larB gene encoding nickel pincer cofactor biosynthesis protein LarB has product MRETLEAVLAGELTPAEAETRLRGYTTITDGDREARFDAARETRRGVPEGILAEGKTPAEVVAVTEEALSTSGRALVTRADAETAARVESAVAESHPEATVRRDDRAETVVAHAPDFDPPDVPATVAVVSAGLADARAAGEAATVVREAGPSVERYDDVGVANLDRTLDVVPALREADAVVVAAGREGALPTVIAGRLDTPVIGLPVAAGYGAGGEGHAALLGLLQSCTVLSVVNVDAGFVAGTQAALIARQVASARTEERDDPTHTETTDD; this is encoded by the coding sequence ATGCGCGAGACGCTGGAGGCGGTGCTGGCGGGGGAGTTGACGCCGGCGGAGGCGGAGACGCGACTCCGCGGGTACACGACGATCACGGACGGGGACCGAGAGGCGCGGTTCGACGCGGCCAGAGAGACGCGACGGGGCGTCCCCGAGGGGATCCTCGCGGAGGGGAAGACGCCCGCGGAGGTCGTCGCCGTCACCGAGGAGGCGCTGTCGACGAGTGGCCGTGCGCTGGTGACGCGTGCCGACGCGGAGACGGCCGCCCGTGTCGAGAGTGCCGTCGCGGAGTCGCACCCGGAGGCGACCGTCCGCCGCGACGACCGGGCGGAGACGGTGGTCGCACACGCCCCCGACTTCGACCCCCCGGACGTACCGGCGACGGTCGCGGTCGTCTCGGCGGGGCTGGCGGACGCCCGTGCGGCCGGCGAGGCGGCGACGGTGGTCCGCGAGGCCGGTCCGAGCGTCGAGCGGTACGACGACGTGGGCGTCGCGAACCTCGATCGGACGCTGGACGTGGTGCCCGCGCTCCGCGAGGCGGACGCGGTGGTCGTCGCCGCCGGTCGCGAGGGGGCGCTCCCGACGGTGATCGCGGGCCGCCTCGACACCCCCGTCATCGGGCTGCCAGTGGCGGCCGGCTACGGCGCCGGCGGCGAGGGCCACGCGGCACTGCTCGGCTTACTCCAGTCGTGTACCGTCCTCTCGGTGGTGAACGTCGACGCCGGCTTCGTCGCCGGCACGCAGGCCGCGCTGATCGCACGCCAGGTCGCGTCGGCACGGACGGAGGAGCGCGACGACCCGACACACACAGAGACGACCGACGACTGA
- a CDS encoding multidrug transporter yields MPGTSSDSPVRTAVGLAVFAVAVLGSVVLGWGYGDFDDPVAVVIGVAVVAGLLYRQSG; encoded by the coding sequence ATGCCGGGGACGAGTAGCGACTCGCCGGTCAGGACGGCCGTCGGTCTCGCCGTCTTCGCCGTCGCGGTGCTCGGCAGCGTCGTCCTCGGCTGGGGCTACGGCGACTTCGACGACCCGGTCGCGGTCGTGATCGGCGTCGCGGTCGTCGCCGGACTGCTCTACCGACAGTCCGGCTAA
- a CDS encoding restriction endonuclease, which produces MSTQTTPEIDADDETLSIDGFELEDASVASHFAEFDDGDRAEELERVLRLGVETAGLAATTGEEEYVERKFEQMRSDFEAEIERVEEEVEEKFGTDGEVPAVFEKHLGEDGTLRSRLDDAFGEDGVFVDRLDDELGEDGERIQAALDPDTDGTPIQRLRSQLREDISQLRDKIEEVTTEEETREEIRGRTRLKGDDFEDTVEELLSDLVYGTSHSLEYTGETTGEIANEKVGDFVLTLDETDQRIVVEAKSDKGYTQPDIQEELGRAIENRDADYGIIVFECEEYVPNKVGYFHEFETDRLVVTLSEDEEEDEVEPGFLRIAFNWAKTRAVQNYASADSGTDLEVIQANIGQVEDKIGQFSTIRSKTTSIKKTANEIDEELEEIETEIGERLTAIRTELAGNS; this is translated from the coding sequence ATGTCGACACAGACTACCCCGGAGATCGACGCCGACGACGAGACACTGTCGATCGACGGCTTCGAACTGGAGGACGCCAGCGTCGCGTCACACTTCGCGGAGTTCGACGACGGCGACCGCGCCGAAGAACTCGAACGAGTGCTCAGACTCGGCGTCGAGACGGCGGGACTCGCCGCCACGACCGGCGAGGAGGAGTACGTCGAACGGAAGTTCGAACAGATGCGGTCGGACTTCGAAGCCGAGATCGAACGCGTCGAGGAGGAGGTCGAAGAGAAGTTCGGGACGGACGGTGAGGTGCCGGCGGTGTTCGAGAAACACCTCGGCGAAGACGGGACGCTCCGGAGCCGACTGGACGACGCGTTCGGAGAAGACGGCGTCTTCGTCGACCGACTAGACGACGAGTTGGGAGAGGACGGCGAACGGATTCAGGCGGCACTCGATCCTGACACGGACGGAACGCCTATCCAGCGACTTCGGAGCCAACTCCGCGAAGACATCAGTCAACTCCGTGATAAGATCGAGGAGGTAACCACCGAGGAGGAGACCCGAGAGGAGATTCGTGGCCGGACACGGCTCAAGGGAGACGACTTCGAAGACACCGTTGAGGAGCTACTGTCGGATCTCGTCTACGGAACGAGCCACAGTCTCGAGTACACGGGAGAGACGACCGGCGAGATAGCGAACGAGAAGGTCGGGGACTTCGTCCTCACGCTCGACGAGACCGACCAGCGGATCGTCGTCGAAGCGAAAAGCGACAAGGGATACACTCAGCCGGACATCCAGGAGGAACTCGGCCGCGCGATCGAGAACCGAGACGCAGACTACGGGATCATCGTCTTCGAGTGTGAAGAGTACGTGCCGAACAAGGTCGGCTACTTCCACGAGTTCGAGACCGACCGTCTGGTCGTCACACTGAGCGAGGACGAAGAGGAGGACGAAGTCGAACCAGGGTTCCTCAGAATTGCGTTCAACTGGGCGAAGACACGCGCCGTGCAGAACTACGCTAGTGCCGACTCCGGGACCGATCTCGAGGTCATTCAGGCGAACATCGGACAGGTCGAAGACAAGATCGGGCAGTTCAGCACGATCAGGTCAAAGACCACGTCGATCAAGAAGACGGCCAACGAGATCGACGAGGAACTAGAGGAGATCGAGACGGAGATCGGGGAGCGACTCACCGCGATCAGAACGGAACTCGCCGGCAACTCGTAG
- the serS gene encoding serine--tRNA ligase has protein sequence MIGRQFLRENPETVREALARRGDDEVDLDHVLAVDEEWRELKAEGDDLRHERNEVSSEIGQLKAEGDDEAAEAAIERSQELKERLQTVEDRADELEAELEDVLLRLPQVPDEAVPDGDDEADNVERRREGFDDLREVPEDVVPHYDLGEELDVLDFQRGAKVTGGGFYFTKGEGARLEHALVQFMLDVHREQGYTDLFPPIPVNSRSMRGTGQLPKFNEDAYRVGGGEHEVYDDDDLWLCPTAEVPVTNMYADEILLDDDLPVKHQAYTPNFRREAGEHGTETRGIVRVHQFNKVELVNFTRPEDSDERLWELLDEAEEVLRRLALPYRVLDICTGDLGDKAARQLDLEVWAPADDTEEGPDRGGRWLEVSSVSNFRDYQARRAGLRYRPERHESAEYLHTLNGSGLAVPRVLVAIMEYYQNDDGTITVPEVLRPYLGGLERITGSEKIGEAAIGAGERE, from the coding sequence ATGATCGGCAGACAGTTCCTCCGGGAGAACCCGGAGACGGTCCGCGAGGCGCTGGCGCGACGCGGGGACGACGAGGTGGACCTCGACCACGTGCTCGCCGTCGACGAGGAGTGGCGCGAGTTGAAGGCGGAGGGTGACGACCTCCGCCACGAGCGCAACGAGGTGTCGAGCGAGATCGGCCAACTGAAAGCCGAGGGTGACGACGAGGCCGCCGAGGCGGCGATCGAACGCTCGCAGGAACTGAAAGAGCGACTCCAGACCGTCGAGGATCGCGCGGACGAGTTGGAGGCGGAACTGGAAGATGTCCTCCTGCGACTCCCGCAGGTGCCGGACGAGGCGGTGCCGGACGGCGACGACGAGGCGGACAACGTCGAACGCCGTCGCGAGGGGTTCGACGACCTCCGCGAGGTGCCCGAGGACGTGGTGCCCCACTACGACCTCGGGGAGGAGCTCGACGTGCTCGACTTCCAGCGCGGCGCGAAGGTGACCGGCGGCGGGTTCTACTTCACGAAGGGAGAAGGTGCCCGCCTGGAACACGCGCTGGTGCAGTTCATGTTGGACGTGCACCGCGAACAGGGGTACACGGACCTGTTCCCGCCGATCCCGGTGAACAGCCGGTCGATGCGCGGGACGGGGCAGTTGCCGAAGTTCAACGAGGACGCCTACCGCGTCGGCGGCGGGGAACACGAGGTGTACGACGACGACGACCTCTGGCTGTGTCCGACCGCGGAGGTGCCGGTGACGAACATGTACGCCGACGAGATCCTGCTGGACGACGACCTCCCGGTCAAACACCAGGCGTACACGCCGAACTTCCGGCGCGAGGCGGGCGAACACGGCACGGAGACCCGCGGGATCGTCCGCGTCCACCAGTTCAACAAGGTGGAGTTGGTGAACTTCACCCGGCCGGAGGACAGCGACGAGCGGCTCTGGGAGCTGTTGGACGAGGCCGAGGAGGTGCTCCGTCGCCTGGCGTTGCCGTACCGCGTGCTCGACATCTGCACCGGCGACCTCGGGGACAAGGCCGCTCGCCAACTCGACCTGGAGGTGTGGGCGCCCGCGGACGACACGGAGGAGGGGCCGGACCGCGGCGGGCGGTGGCTGGAGGTGTCGTCGGTGTCGAACTTCCGCGACTACCAGGCGCGCCGCGCCGGGTTGCGCTACCGCCCGGAGCGTCACGAGTCGGCGGAGTACCTCCACACGCTGAACGGGTCGGGACTCGCCGTCCCGCGCGTGCTCGTGGCGATCATGGAGTACTACCAGAACGACGACGGGACGATCACCGTCCCCGAGGTGTTGCGCCCGTACCTCGGCGGCCTCGAACGGATCACCGGCTCAGAGAAGATCGGCGAGGCGGCCATCGGGGCCGGCGAGCGGGAGTAG
- a CDS encoding GIY-YIG nuclease family protein, which translates to MSDHYVYVLSCADDSLYTGYTTDVPRRVAEHDAGEGAKYTRGRTPVEVVHVERFDSQSAAMAREYAIKQLAADEKRRLVRDDDAGLDPDAFRPER; encoded by the coding sequence GTGAGCGACCACTACGTCTACGTCCTCTCGTGTGCGGACGACTCGCTGTACACCGGTTACACGACGGACGTGCCCCGCCGCGTGGCCGAACACGACGCCGGCGAGGGTGCCAAGTACACTCGCGGCCGGACACCCGTCGAGGTGGTCCACGTCGAACGGTTCGACTCCCAGTCGGCCGCGATGGCTCGCGAGTACGCGATCAAACAGCTCGCCGCAGACGAGAAACGCCGGCTCGTCCGCGACGACGACGCCGGGCTCGACCCCGACGCCTTCCGCCCCGAGCGATGA
- the rpiA gene encoding ribose-5-phosphate isomerase RpiA, translating to MKSTDGTQAAKRAAGEQAAATVADGDTVGLGTGSTAAAAIRALGDRVAEGLDVTAVVTSHQSRAVAREAGVPLASLAETDRLDVAIDGADEVAVPAPDRVANVAAHPDVSLDASPPLVKGGGAAHAREKVVAAAADRYLVVVDDTKLATRLSHPVPVELLPDAEASATRHLRDAGGDPTLRTAERKDGPVVTDNGNLVVDCAFGEIDSPEGLATTLARVPGVVEHGLFVGQADALVVGTAEDGAALRPVE from the coding sequence GTGAAGTCCACCGACGGCACGCAGGCGGCGAAGCGAGCGGCGGGCGAACAGGCGGCGGCGACGGTCGCCGACGGCGACACCGTCGGGCTGGGCACCGGCTCCACCGCGGCGGCGGCGATCCGGGCGCTGGGCGACCGGGTCGCGGAGGGGCTCGACGTGACGGCCGTCGTCACCTCCCACCAGTCGCGAGCAGTCGCCCGCGAGGCCGGCGTCCCGCTCGCGTCGTTGGCGGAGACCGACCGCCTCGACGTGGCGATCGACGGCGCGGACGAGGTTGCCGTGCCGGCGCCCGACCGCGTCGCGAACGTCGCCGCGCACCCGGACGTGTCACTCGACGCCAGTCCCCCGCTGGTGAAGGGTGGTGGCGCGGCCCACGCCCGCGAGAAGGTGGTCGCGGCGGCGGCCGACCGCTACCTCGTCGTCGTCGACGACACGAAACTCGCGACCCGGCTCTCGCACCCGGTGCCGGTCGAACTGCTCCCCGACGCGGAGGCGTCCGCGACGCGACACCTCCGCGACGCGGGCGGCGACCCGACGCTGCGGACCGCCGAGCGCAAGGACGGCCCCGTCGTCACCGACAACGGGAACCTGGTGGTCGACTGCGCGTTCGGGGAGATCGACTCACCCGAGGGGCTCGCGACCACGCTCGCCCGCGTCCCGGGTGTCGTCGAACACGGACTGTTCGTCGGGCAGGCCGACGCGCTCGTTGTCGGGACCGCCGAGGACGGCGCCGCACTGCGTCCCGTCGAGTGA
- a CDS encoding ferredoxin encodes MSDLDADVQTADEYGGEGPPVEEKPYKIIFEANACFGAGKCAEVSDTWEMDITTGMAKPDTYYIDEEDLEHNVRAAEVCPAKKGDGCIHVVDRRTDEELAPDPHGDGTLSVDW; translated from the coding sequence ATGAGCGATCTCGACGCCGACGTGCAGACGGCCGACGAGTACGGCGGGGAGGGGCCGCCGGTCGAGGAGAAGCCCTACAAGATCATCTTCGAGGCGAACGCCTGTTTCGGCGCGGGCAAGTGCGCGGAGGTCTCCGACACCTGGGAGATGGACATCACGACGGGGATGGCGAAGCCGGACACCTACTACATCGACGAGGAGGACCTGGAGCACAACGTCCGCGCGGCGGAGGTGTGTCCCGCGAAGAAGGGTGACGGCTGTATCCACGTCGTCGACCGCCGGACGGACGAGGAACTCGCCCCGGACCCACACGGCGACGGCACACTGAGCGTCGACTGGTGA
- a CDS encoding ribbon-helix-helix domain-containing protein, with protein sequence MTKISVEIPGELLEDLDEHVGEDGKFVNRSDAVRASIRKTLDVLDEIDARHGRLEDRKTTTTTHAATDARDRVAGRDDDTTETAEHEPAGEGDGDA encoded by the coding sequence GTGACGAAGATCAGCGTCGAGATCCCGGGCGAGTTGCTGGAGGACCTCGACGAGCACGTCGGCGAGGACGGGAAGTTCGTCAACCGGAGCGACGCGGTGCGCGCCTCGATCCGGAAGACGCTGGACGTGCTCGACGAGATCGACGCCCGACACGGCCGACTGGAGGACCGGAAGACGACCACCACCACCCACGCCGCGACGGACGCGAGAGACCGCGTCGCCGGGCGTGACGACGACACGACGGAGACAGCCGAACACGAGCCCGCCGGGGAGGGCGACGGTGACGCGTGA
- a CDS encoding queuosine precursor transporter → MTREEPSEPRRLDVPVAATVLATLFVTALVTSQVISAKLLAVTLPVLGVVSAPGGTLAYAVTFFASDCLSELYGETYTRRVVNVAFGANFVLLALVWATIQLPAARGSVDPGAFATVLGLSTNVVAGSLVAYLVSQNWDVLVFHRIRAATGGDALWLRNVGSTATSQLLDTVLFTVVAFLLAPAVGVGRALPLSVIGSLIVGQYVLKLLIAAVDTPLVYAAVGAVRRRDGRERPVGAD, encoded by the coding sequence GTGACGCGTGAGGAGCCGAGCGAACCGCGTCGCCTCGACGTGCCGGTCGCGGCGACGGTGCTCGCGACGCTGTTCGTGACGGCGTTGGTGACCTCGCAGGTGATCTCCGCGAAGCTGCTCGCGGTGACACTGCCGGTGCTCGGCGTCGTCAGCGCCCCCGGCGGAACGTTGGCGTACGCGGTGACGTTCTTCGCCTCGGACTGTCTCTCGGAACTGTACGGCGAGACGTACACCCGGCGCGTCGTCAACGTCGCCTTCGGGGCGAACTTCGTGCTGCTGGCGCTCGTGTGGGCGACGATCCAACTCCCGGCGGCGCGCGGCTCCGTCGACCCCGGGGCGTTCGCGACCGTCCTCGGGCTGTCGACGAACGTCGTCGCCGGCTCGCTCGTCGCCTACCTCGTCAGCCAGAACTGGGACGTGCTCGTCTTCCACCGCATCCGGGCGGCGACCGGCGGCGACGCGCTGTGGCTCCGCAACGTCGGCTCGACGGCGACGAGTCAACTGCTGGACACGGTGCTGTTCACCGTCGTCGCGTTCCTCCTCGCGCCCGCCGTCGGCGTCGGCCGCGCGCTGCCGTTGTCGGTGATCGGGTCGCTGATCGTCGGCCAGTACGTCCTGAAGCTGCTGATCGCGGCGGTCGACACGCCGCTGGTGTACGCCGCGGTCGGTGCGGTCCGGCGGCGTGACGGCCGCGAGCGTCCCGTCGGTGCGGACTGA